The Bradysia coprophila strain Holo2 chromosome II, BU_Bcop_v1, whole genome shotgun sequence genome has a segment encoding these proteins:
- the LOC119073664 gene encoding uncharacterized protein LOC119073664 produces the protein MNVRPVIRLNSLAIRAFSNAKSGAPTTANKGPSQPSLNVAGLSERCVKSNREPVGPGASATADYKVPEYFCYDKTSYAEAEIEMAKYRCPQPSALK, from the exons ATGAATGTAAGACCCGTAATTCGATTGAATTCACTGGCCATTCGGGCGTTCAGCAATGCAAAATCCGGAGCTCCAACTACAGCAAACAAGGGTCCCAGTCAACCGTCGTTGAACGTAGCTGGACTGAGCGAAAGATGTGTTAAATCGAATAGGGAACCAGTCGG GCCGGGCGCTTCGGCGACAGCTGATTATAAAGTTCCGGAATACTTTTGCTACGACAAAACAAGCTACGCCGAAG CCGAAATTGAAATGGCCAAATATAGATGTCCACAACCATCGGCACTGAAGTGA
- the LOC119073636 gene encoding succinate--CoA ligase [ADP-forming] subunit beta, mitochondrial, with product MASMFRSAVLAEGLIRKSSPRILAAAVPSRNLNVQEHISYTLLNSADIPTPKFGVATSGAEAKRIADDLKTDNIVLKAQVLAGGRGKGAFKNGLKGGVRLVYSSEEAENIAGKMINQVLVTKQTGAAGRMCNKVMVAERKFPRREFYFAVMMERAFNGPVLIASSQGGVNIEEVAVENPDAILYEPIDIAEGLKPEQARKIAEKVGLGNVADQISKTLINMYDLFIKKDATLIEINPYAEDAFDTSKYFALDAKFRFDDTAEFRQKELFEMRDYSQEDPKEVAAAKFDLNYIALDGRIGCLVNGAGLAMATMDIIKLHGGDPANFLDVGGGATTEAIKEAFKIITADPKVHSILVNIFGGIMRCDVIAEGIIAATKELNLKTPIVVRLLGTKVEEAKQIIKDSKLRILPRDDLDEAANLAVYLADIVHLAREAKLDVNFEIPEYHHD from the exons atgGCGTCAATGTTTCGTTCTGCTGTTCTGGCCGAGGGATTAATCAGAAAATCATCACCACGG ATTTTGGCAGCAGCCGTTCCAAGCCGTAATCTCAATGTACAGGAGCACATTTCGTACACATTATTGAACAGTGCTGATATCCCGACACCAAA GTTTGGTGTGGCTACCAGCGGGGCTGAAGCTAAACGCATCGCTGATGATTTGAAGACGGACAATATTGTATTAAAGGCTCAAGTATTAGCTGGTGGACGAGGTAAAGGTGCCTTCAAAAATGGCCTCAAAGGCGGCGTTCGATTGGTGTACTCGTCAGAGGAGGCCGAAAACATTGCCGGCAAAATGATCAATCAAGTATTGGTGACCAAGCAAACGGGAGCTGCTGGTCGAATGTGCAATAAGGTTATGGTCGCTGAGCGAAAGTTTCCCCGGCGAGAATTCTATTTTGCTGTGATGATGGAGCGTGCGTTTAAT GGACCGGTATTGATTGCATCGTCACAAGGTGGTGTTAACATTGAAGAAGTGGCTGTAGAAAATCCAGATGCCATTTTATACGAACCGATTGACATTGCTGAAGGACTGAAACCGGAACAAGCGCGAAAAATCGCCGAAAAAGTCGGTCTCGGCAATGTTGCCGATCAAATCAGCAAAACCCTCATCAACATGTACGATCTGTTCATCAAGAAGGATGCCACTCTCATCGAAATCAATCCATATGCCGAAGACGCTTTCGATACATCCAAAT ATTTTGCTCTCGATGCCAAATTCCGTTTCGATGACACGGCCGAGTTCCGTCAAAAggaattgtttgaaatgcGCGACTACAGCCAAGAGGATCCGAAAGAGGTGGCCGCTGCCAAATTCGATCTGAACTACATTGCACTGGACGGTCGCATCGGTTGTTTGGTCAATGGGGCTGGTTTGGCAATGGCAACGATGGACATCATCAAATTGCACGGTGGCGATCCAGCCAATTTCTTGGACGTCGGTGGCGGTGCCACAACCGAAGCGATCAAAGAGGCGTTCAAAATCATTACGGCCGATCCGAAAGTGCACTCAATTTTGGTGAACATTTTCGGTGGTATTATGCGATGCGATGTCATCGCTGAGGGTATCATTGCCGCCACGAAGGAACTCAATCTGAAAACGCCAATCGTCGTACGTTTATTGGGCACAAAGGTCGAAGAGGCCAAGCAAATCATCAAGGACTCCAAATTGCGTATTTTACCCAGAGACGATCTGGATGAGGCTGCCAATTTGGCAGTTTATCTGGCCGATATTGTTCATTTGGCACGTGAGGCGAAATTGGatgtcaattttgaaattccaGAATATCATCATGATTAA
- the LOC119073646 gene encoding uncharacterized protein LOC119073646, with product MISYEEATSFLENVLELPKTWKKTFDDDKIAFLRMYVKHHVTRVPFQNITMAIVSPEERHRPTVEELISQGLTGIGGCCLNLNFFTTILMQALGLDAFAVQGTHFMAPVDGTHCMCMVRLNENELFMVEVGAGYPFLDVIPMQNLPFRFTAGGYVNEFRQISDGKIGRFQIGGGLFGGDYIGKTESLRTSWDLIPRNYEDFDHAMDMTFTSVPHSSLLKTNYFCRYFFPGEYEKLYPDVATPADSERQPNEPNSADTPTNYVFIFKRRIIIGDEYSRKYVRHFESYDEMVPEIAKCFPKLKLHDIKQVLEMFATIEIVPSPYDHIL from the exons atgatttcgtATGAAGAGGCGACATCgtttttagaaaatgttttagaaCTACCCAAAACATGGAAAAAGACATTCGACGACGACAAAATCGCATTTCTACGGATGTATGTGAAACATCACGTAACTAGAGTACCGTTTCAG AATATTACAATGGCGATAGTCAGCCCAGAGGAACGTCACCGACCAACAGTAGAAGAGTTAATTAGTCAAGGGCTGACGGGAATCGGTGGATGCTGTTTAAATCTCAATTTCTTCACCACCATTTTGATGCAGGCTCTAGGCCTAGATGCATTCGCTGTTCAAGGAACGCATTTCATGGCACCGGTTGATGGGACGCACTGTATGTGCATGGTTCGGCTGAATGAGAACGAATTGTTTATGGTGGAAGTGGGAGCTGGCTATCCATTTTTGGACGTAATACCAATGCAAAATCTTCCGTTTCGATTCACGGCTGGTGGATATGTGAACGAATTTCGGCAGATTTCGGATGGCAAAATTGGACGTTTTCAAATTGGTGGTGGATTGTTCGGAGGAGATTAT ATCGGAAAAACCGAATCATTGCGAACATCTTGGGATTTGATTCCAAGGAATTATGAAGATTTTGACCATGCAATGGACATGACCTTTACGTCGGTCCCGCATTCGAGCCTGCTGAAAACTAACTACTTTTGCCGCTACTTCTTTCCCGGTGAATACGAAAAACTGTATCCTGATGTTGCTACCCCAGCAGATAGTGAAAGGCAACCGAACGAACCAAACTCTGCGGACACTCCAACCAATTACGTGTTCATCTTTAAGCGTCGCATCATTATCGGCGATGAGTACTCACGGAAATATGTTCGCCATTTCGAATCATACGATGAAATGGTACCGGAAAtcgcaaaatgttttcccaaattGAAGCTGCACGACATTAAACAAGTGCTGGAAATGTTTGCAACAATCGAAATTGTTCCCTCTCCGTACGATCACATTTTGTAG